From Paenibacillus sp. FSL H8-0537:
GCTTCACATCGACGGGTGCCATCCTGGTCCTGTTTATTCTTCTGGTCATCATAACTAAAGGATTTTTGTACTAATCCTAACCTCACACTGCATGCAAAAAACCGCCGGGATTCGCGCTCCTGGCGGTTTTTCTGTGCTTTATTGCTCCTGATGTACAAGGGAGTAAGACTCATTTTTTATTTTCACCCTTACGCCTGATCAGCTGCAAGCTCCGTTTAATGCTCTCGGTTCCCGCAAAGCTCAGCGTTCCTGCCAAAATGGCGTTGTGCAGCAGCTTAAGCCCCACATTGTACGTCAGCGTGCCGATTACGATTTCAATTATAATGAAACGCCTGATATCTGCAGATGTAATGACGTATACTTTAAAGGTTTGGACGCGCAAGCAGCAATCACCTCAGGAATGGTATTTATTAACCTACCCTATGATGCTGACAGATTGTCTCATTCCTTTTGCTTCGAATGCTGCTGCTTTCTATCCCGTCATTATTGCAAATCTGTCCGTCGATAAGTACGAAGCAGCTCCAGCTCGCCTTCAGTCAGCTCACGATAGCTTCCCTCTTCAAGCTCAGGGTCCAGCG
This genomic window contains:
- a CDS encoding sporulation protein YjcZ; this encodes MSGVHGGFTSTGAILVLFILLVIITKGFLY